The Pseudomonas sp. FP2309 genome has a window encoding:
- a CDS encoding methyl-accepting chemotaxis protein, producing the protein MAKMQDKLRDTLQRIAGSATQLASAAEELNAVTDESARGLTRQNNEIEQAATAVNQMTSAVEEVARNAVSTSEASRNATTSAGDGRDLVQETVSAIERMSGDVQATATLIGELADESRDIGKVLDVIRGLADQTNLLALNAAIEAARAGEAGRGFAVVADEVRALAHRTQQSTSEIERMIGSIQTGTEHAVDSMRNSTERAESTLNIAKGAGMSLDTINTAIVEINQRNLVIASAAEEQAQVAREVDRNLVNIRDLSVQSAAGASQTSAASNELSRLAVDLNGMVGRFRL; encoded by the coding sequence ATGGCCAAGATGCAGGACAAGCTGCGCGACACCCTGCAACGCATCGCCGGTTCCGCCACGCAACTGGCCTCCGCCGCCGAAGAGCTCAACGCGGTCACCGACGAAAGCGCCCGTGGCCTGACTCGGCAAAACAACGAAATCGAACAAGCCGCTACTGCCGTCAACCAGATGACCAGCGCCGTCGAAGAAGTCGCGCGCAACGCCGTGAGCACCTCCGAGGCCTCGCGCAACGCCACCACGTCGGCCGGCGACGGCCGCGACTTGGTGCAGGAAACCGTCAGCGCCATCGAGCGCATGAGCGGCGATGTACAGGCCACCGCCACATTGATCGGCGAGCTGGCAGATGAGTCGCGCGACATCGGCAAAGTGCTGGATGTGATTCGCGGCCTGGCCGACCAGACCAACCTGCTGGCCCTGAACGCCGCCATCGAAGCGGCGCGCGCCGGTGAAGCCGGTCGCGGGTTTGCGGTGGTGGCTGATGAAGTGCGGGCCCTGGCCCATCGCACCCAGCAGTCCACCAGCGAGATCGAGCGCATGATCGGCAGCATCCAGACCGGCACCGAACATGCGGTGGACTCGATGCGCAACAGCACCGAACGCGCGGAGTCGACACTGAACATCGCCAAAGGGGCGGGCATGTCGCTGGATACCATCAACACCGCGATCGTCGAGATCAACCAACGCAACCTGGTGATCGCCAGCGCGGCTGAAGAACAGGCGCAAGTGGCACGGGAAGTGGATCGCAACCTGGTCAATATCCGTGACCTGTCGGTGCAATCGGCCGCCGGCGCCAGCCAGACCAGCGCGGCGAGCAACGAATTGTCGCGCCTGGCGGTGGACCTGAACGGGATGGTCGGCCGCTTCCGCCTCTGA
- a CDS encoding cell division protein ZapA — MNEGIKVVSILGEDYSIKAPAGEDKTLMHAVTMLKASLATTKKKYPTLIGDKLLVLAALNLCAEQIEMQQAHQEELDRYQEQVSATVEVISKAIQP, encoded by the coding sequence ATGAATGAAGGGATAAAGGTCGTTTCGATTCTCGGAGAGGATTACTCGATCAAGGCGCCTGCAGGGGAAGACAAAACCCTGATGCACGCCGTGACCATGCTCAAGGCTTCCCTGGCCACCACCAAGAAAAAGTACCCGACCCTGATCGGTGACAAATTACTGGTGCTGGCGGCGCTGAACCTGTGCGCCGAGCAGATCGAAATGCAGCAGGCGCACCAAGAGGAACTCGACCGTTACCAAGAGCAAGTCAGCGCCACGGTCGAGGTGATTTCCAAGGCGATCCAGCCTTAG
- a CDS encoding acyl-CoA dehydrogenase produces the protein MSETLLSSRNLAFELYEVLDAEGLTQRERFAEHNRETFDAAISTARSIAEKHFAPHNRKNDENEPRYEDGKAILIPEVKPAVDAFLEAGFLNAARSFEDGGMQLPTLLSQACFAHFQSANAASTSYPFLTMGAANLIESFGTEEQKQRFLQPMIEGRFFGTMALTEPHAGSSLSDIRTRAEPAADGSYRLKGNKIFISGGDHPLSENIVHMVLAKLPDAPAGVKGISLFIVPKFLVNDDGSLGARNDVLLAGLFHKMGWRGTTSTALNFGDNGNCVGYLVGKPHQGLSCMFQMMNEARIGVGMGAVMLGYAGYLYSLEYARERPQGRLPDSKDPSTAPVSIIQHADIKRMLLTQKAYVEGAFDLGLYAARLFDDTTTLETETERKQAHELLDLLTPIVKSWPSEFCLKANELAIQILGGHGYTREYPVEQYYRDNRLNPIHEGTHGIQSLDLLGRKLAQNGGAGLKQLIRLIAETGARAHEYPSLTALREPLEQLVARLQQVTLGLLTDLAQGKVNSSLANSALYLKVFGHTVIGWRWLEQAIRAEEGLARGNAADAAFYKGKLQAARYFLTWEVPGCHHELAILQARDDTCLGMQDEWF, from the coding sequence ATGTCCGAGACGCTGCTCAGTTCCCGCAATCTGGCTTTCGAGCTGTACGAAGTCCTCGATGCCGAGGGCCTGACTCAGCGTGAGCGATTTGCCGAGCACAACCGCGAAACCTTCGATGCAGCCATCAGTACCGCGCGCAGCATCGCCGAAAAACACTTCGCCCCCCATAACCGCAAAAACGACGAAAACGAACCGCGCTACGAAGACGGTAAGGCCATCCTGATTCCGGAGGTCAAACCGGCGGTGGACGCGTTTCTGGAAGCCGGCTTTCTCAACGCCGCCCGCAGCTTCGAAGACGGCGGCATGCAGTTGCCGACCTTGCTGTCCCAGGCGTGCTTTGCGCACTTTCAGTCGGCCAACGCGGCATCCACGTCCTATCCGTTCCTGACCATGGGCGCGGCCAACCTCATTGAAAGCTTCGGCACCGAGGAGCAGAAACAACGCTTTCTGCAACCCATGATCGAGGGGCGTTTCTTCGGCACCATGGCCCTGACCGAGCCCCACGCGGGCTCGTCGCTCTCGGATATTCGCACGCGCGCCGAACCGGCGGCGGATGGCAGCTACCGACTCAAGGGCAACAAGATCTTTATTTCCGGCGGCGATCACCCGCTGTCGGAAAACATCGTGCACATGGTGCTGGCCAAACTGCCGGACGCACCGGCGGGAGTGAAGGGCATTTCGCTGTTTATCGTGCCCAAATTCCTGGTCAACGATGACGGCAGCCTGGGCGCCCGCAACGATGTGCTGCTGGCGGGGCTGTTTCACAAGATGGGCTGGCGCGGCACCACCTCCACGGCGCTGAATTTCGGCGATAACGGTAACTGCGTCGGCTATCTGGTGGGCAAGCCGCATCAGGGCCTGAGCTGCATGTTTCAGATGATGAACGAAGCGCGTATCGGTGTCGGCATGGGCGCCGTGATGCTCGGTTACGCCGGCTATCTGTATTCCCTGGAATATGCACGCGAGCGCCCGCAAGGTCGCCTGCCCGACAGCAAAGACCCGAGCACCGCGCCGGTATCGATCATCCAGCACGCGGATATCAAACGCATGCTGCTCACGCAAAAGGCCTACGTAGAAGGCGCCTTCGACCTCGGCCTGTACGCCGCGCGGCTGTTCGATGACACCACCACGCTGGAAACCGAAACCGAGCGCAAACAGGCCCACGAATTGCTGGACCTGCTCACGCCCATCGTCAAATCCTGGCCGTCGGAGTTCTGCCTCAAGGCCAATGAGTTGGCGATCCAGATCCTCGGTGGTCACGGCTACACCCGCGAATACCCGGTGGAGCAGTACTACCGCGATAACCGGCTGAACCCGATCCATGAAGGCACCCACGGTATCCAGTCGCTGGACTTGCTGGGGCGCAAGCTGGCGCAGAACGGCGGCGCGGGCTTGAAGCAATTGATCCGTCTGATTGCCGAAACCGGCGCCCGCGCCCACGAATATCCGTCACTCACCGCCTTGAGAGAGCCACTGGAACAACTGGTCGCTCGTCTGCAACAGGTCACGCTGGGCCTGCTGACGGATCTCGCCCAAGGCAAGGTCAACAGCAGCCTGGCGAACTCGGCGCTGTACCTGAAGGTTTTCGGGCATACGGTGATCGGCTGGCGCTGGCTGGAACAGGCAATTCGCGCCGAAGAGGGCTTGGCCAGGGGCAATGCGGCGGATGCTGCCTTCTATAAAGGCAAGCTCCAGGCCGCCCGCTACTTCCTGACCTGGGAAGTACCGGGCTGCCATCATGAACTGGCAATTCTGCAGGCACGCGATGACACGTGCCTGGGCATGCAGGATGAGTGGTTCTAA
- the putA gene encoding trifunctional transcriptional regulator/proline dehydrogenase/L-glutamate gamma-semialdehyde dehydrogenase, with amino-acid sequence MATTTLGVKLDDPTRERLKAAATSIDRTPHWLIKQAIFNYLEKLEGGATLAELNGLSSKDADDAGEVQTDHAHQCFLEFAESILPQSVLRASITAAYRRPEPEVVPMLIELARLPAPMAEATNKLAASIAEKLRNQKSAGGRAGIVQGLLQEFSLSSQEGVALMCLAEALLRIPDKGTRDALIRDKISTGNWHPHLGNSPSLFVNAATWGLLLTGKLVATHNEAGLTSSLSRIIGKSGEPMIRKGVDMAMRLMGEQFVTGETIAEALANASKFEAKGFRYSYDMLGEAALTEHDAQKYLASYEQAIHSIGKASHGRGIYEGPGISIKLSALHPRYSRAQYERVMDELYPRLLSLTLLAKQYDIGLNIDAEEADRLELSLDLLERLCFEPQLTGWNGIGFVIQAYQKRCPYVIDYVIDLARRSRHRLMIRLVKGAYWDSEIKRAQVEGLEGYPVYTRKVYTDVSYIACARKLLSVPEVIYPQFATHNAHTLSAIYHIAGQNYYPGQYEFQCLHGMGEPLYEQVVGKVSEGKLNRPCRVYAPVGTHETLLAYLVRRLLENGANTSFVNRIADQSISIQELVADPVASIEQMATQEGGFGLPHPRIPLPRDLYGSDRANSAGIDLANEHRLASLSCALLATAHNNWKAAPMLGCAASEQAAAPVLNPSDLRDMVGQVQEATVEDVDNAIQCAINAGPIWQATPPAERAAILERAADLMEGEIQPLMGLLAREAGKTFANAIAEVREAVDFLRYYAVQARNDFTNDAHRPLGPVVCISPWNFPLAIFSGQVAAALAAGNPVLAKPAEQTPLVAAQAVRILLEAGIPEGVLQLLPGQGETVGARLVGDDRVKGVMFTGSTEVARLLQRNVAGRLDAQGRPIPLIAETGGQNAMIVDSSALTEQVVIDVVSSAFDSAGQRCSALRVLCLQEDSADRVIEMLKGAMAECRLGNPERLSVDIGPVIDAEAKAGIEKHIQAMRDKGRNVYQVAIADGEEIKRGTFVMPTLIELESFDELQREIFGPVLHVVRYKRKEIDQLIGQINASGYGLTLGVHTRIDETIAKVIDNVNAGNVYVNRNIVGAVVGVQPFGGEGLSGTGPKAGGPLYLYRLLSTRPTDAIEQSFVRGDKLAAPDVRLRDAMSQPLTALKTWADSNKFSELSALCSQFAAQSQSGITRQLAGPTGERNSYAILPREHVLCLADVEGDLLTQLAAVLAVGGSAVWPETDLTKALFLRLPKEIQAKIQRVADWSKDEVVFDAVLHHGDSDQLRAVCKQVAQRGGAIVGVHGLSQGETAIALERLVIERALSVNTAAAGGNASLMTIG; translated from the coding sequence ATGGCGACGACCACCCTTGGGGTCAAACTCGACGACCCGACCCGCGAACGCCTCAAGGCCGCCGCGACCTCCATTGATCGCACGCCGCACTGGCTGATCAAGCAGGCGATTTTCAATTACCTGGAGAAACTCGAGGGTGGCGCAACCCTGGCCGAGCTCAATGGCTTGAGCAGCAAGGATGCCGATGATGCAGGCGAGGTCCAGACCGACCACGCGCACCAATGCTTCCTTGAGTTCGCCGAGAGCATCCTGCCGCAATCGGTTCTGCGCGCTTCGATCACCGCCGCTTACCGCCGCCCTGAGCCGGAAGTGGTGCCGATGCTGATCGAACTGGCCCGCCTTCCAGCCCCGATGGCCGAAGCGACCAACAAGCTGGCCGCCTCGATTGCCGAAAAGCTGCGCAATCAGAAGAGCGCTGGCGGCCGTGCCGGTATTGTTCAGGGCCTGCTGCAGGAATTTTCCCTGTCGTCCCAGGAAGGCGTGGCGCTGATGTGCCTGGCCGAAGCGCTGCTGCGCATCCCGGACAAGGGCACCCGTGACGCACTGATCCGCGACAAGATCAGCACCGGCAACTGGCACCCGCACCTGGGCAACAGCCCGTCGCTGTTCGTTAACGCCGCCACCTGGGGGTTGTTGCTGACCGGCAAACTGGTCGCCACCCATAACGAGGCAGGCCTGACCTCGTCCCTGAGCCGTATCATCGGCAAGAGCGGCGAGCCGATGATCCGCAAGGGCGTCGACATGGCCATGCGCCTGATGGGTGAGCAGTTCGTCACCGGCGAAACCATTGCCGAAGCCCTGGCCAACGCGAGCAAGTTCGAAGCCAAAGGCTTCCGCTATTCCTACGACATGCTCGGTGAAGCCGCACTTACCGAACACGACGCCCAGAAGTACCTGGCCTCGTACGAACAAGCCATTCACTCCATCGGCAAGGCCTCCCACGGCCGTGGGATTTATGAAGGCCCGGGCATTTCCATCAAGCTGTCGGCCTTGCACCCGCGTTACAGCCGTGCACAGTACGAACGTGTGATGGACGAGCTGTACCCGCGCCTGCTGTCCCTGACGCTGCTGGCCAAGCAATACGACATCGGCTTGAACATCGACGCCGAAGAGGCCGACCGCCTGGAGCTGTCCCTCGATCTGCTCGAACGCCTGTGCTTCGAACCGCAACTGACCGGCTGGAACGGTATCGGCTTTGTGATCCAGGCGTACCAGAAGCGTTGCCCGTATGTGATCGACTACGTGATCGACCTGGCACGCCGCAGCCGCCACCGCCTGATGATCCGCCTGGTAAAAGGCGCGTACTGGGACAGCGAGATCAAGCGCGCCCAGGTCGAAGGCCTGGAAGGCTACCCGGTCTACACCCGCAAGGTGTACACCGACGTTTCTTACATTGCGTGTGCTAGAAAACTGCTGTCGGTGCCGGAAGTCATCTACCCGCAGTTCGCTACGCACAACGCCCATACCTTGTCGGCGATCTACCATATCGCCGGTCAGAACTATTACCCCGGCCAGTACGAGTTCCAATGCCTGCACGGCATGGGTGAACCGCTGTACGAGCAGGTTGTAGGCAAGGTCTCCGAAGGCAAGTTGAACCGTCCGTGCCGCGTGTATGCACCCGTCGGCACCCACGAAACACTGCTGGCTTATCTGGTGCGTCGCCTGCTGGAAAACGGCGCCAACACCTCGTTCGTCAACCGCATCGCCGACCAATCCATCTCCATCCAGGAGCTGGTGGCCGATCCAGTAGCCAGCATCGAGCAAATGGCCACGCAGGAAGGCGGCTTCGGCTTGCCGCACCCGCGTATTCCATTGCCGCGTGACCTGTATGGCAGCGATCGCGCCAACTCGGCCGGTATCGACCTGGCCAACGAACACCGTTTGGCATCGCTGTCCTGTGCCCTGCTGGCCACCGCTCACAACAACTGGAAAGCCGCACCGATGCTCGGTTGCGCCGCCAGCGAACAAGCGGCGGCACCGGTGCTGAACCCGTCCGACCTGCGCGACATGGTCGGTCAGGTTCAAGAAGCCACCGTCGAAGACGTCGACAACGCAATCCAATGCGCGATTAACGCAGGCCCGATCTGGCAGGCCACACCGCCCGCCGAGCGCGCTGCGATCCTGGAGCGCGCCGCCGACCTGATGGAAGGCGAAATTCAGCCGCTGATGGGCCTGCTGGCTCGCGAAGCCGGCAAGACCTTCGCCAACGCTATCGCCGAAGTGCGTGAAGCCGTGGACTTCCTGCGCTACTACGCCGTGCAGGCCCGCAACGATTTCACCAACGATGCCCACCGCCCTCTGGGCCCGGTGGTCTGCATCAGCCCGTGGAACTTCCCATTGGCGATTTTCAGCGGCCAAGTCGCTGCTGCGCTGGCGGCCGGCAACCCGGTATTGGCCAAGCCCGCCGAGCAAACCCCACTGGTCGCGGCACAGGCCGTGCGCATCCTGCTGGAAGCCGGTATTCCCGAAGGCGTGCTGCAACTGCTGCCAGGCCAAGGCGAGACCGTAGGCGCCCGTCTGGTGGGTGATGATCGCGTCAAAGGCGTGATGTTCACCGGTTCCACCGAAGTGGCGCGCCTGCTGCAACGCAATGTCGCCGGTCGCCTGGATGCCCAGGGTCGTCCGATCCCGCTGATCGCCGAAACCGGTGGCCAGAACGCAATGATCGTCGACTCCTCGGCACTCACCGAACAAGTGGTGATCGACGTGGTGTCCTCGGCCTTCGACAGCGCCGGCCAACGGTGCTCGGCCTTGCGCGTACTGTGCCTGCAGGAAGATTCGGCAGACCGTGTCATCGAAATGCTCAAGGGCGCCATGGCTGAATGCCGCCTGGGCAATCCGGAACGCCTGTCGGTGGACATCGGCCCGGTGATCGACGCCGAAGCCAAGGCCGGTATCGAGAAACACATCCAGGCCATGCGCGACAAAGGCCGCAATGTGTATCAGGTGGCCATCGCCGACGGTGAAGAGATCAAGCGCGGCACTTTCGTAATGCCAACCCTGATCGAACTGGAAAGCTTCGACGAGCTGCAACGTGAAATCTTCGGCCCCGTCCTGCACGTGGTGCGTTACAAGCGCAAAGAGATCGACCAACTGATCGGCCAGATCAATGCGTCCGGCTACGGCCTGACCCTGGGCGTGCACACCCGCATCGACGAGACCATTGCCAAGGTGATCGACAACGTCAACGCCGGTAACGTCTATGTGAACCGCAACATCGTCGGTGCCGTGGTTGGCGTGCAGCCGTTCGGCGGCGAAGGCCTGTCGGGTACCGGTCCGAAGGCCGGTGGCCCGCTGTACCTGTACCGCCTGCTGTCGACCCGTCCTACCGATGCGATTGAGCAATCCTTCGTACGTGGCGACAAACTGGCGGCACCGGATGTACGTCTGCGCGATGCCATGAGCCAACCGCTGACCGCCCTCAAAACCTGGGCCGACAGCAATAAGTTCAGCGAACTGAGCGCGCTGTGCAGCCAGTTCGCCGCACAATCGCAAAGCGGGATCACCCGCCAACTGGCCGGCCCGACCGGCGAGCGCAACAGCTACGCCATCCTGCCCCGCGAGCACGTGCTGTGCCTGGCGGACGTGGAAGGCGACCTGTTGACTCAACTGGCCGCAGTATTGGCGGTGGGTGGCTCGGCGGTATGGCCGGAAACCGACCTGACCAAGGCCCTGTTCCTACGCCTGCCGAAGGAAATTCAGGCGAAGATCCAACGCGTGGCCGACTGGAGCAAAGACGAGGTGGTCTTCGACGCGGTCTTGCACCACGGCGACTCCGACCAACTGCGTGCGGTGTGCAAACAAGTGGCCCAGCGTGGCGGTGCGATTGTCGGCGTGCATGGTTTGTCCCAGGGCGAAACGGCGATTGCGCTGGAGCGCCTGGTGATCGAGCGCGCGTTGAGCGTTAACACTGCTGCTGCGGGTGGTAATGCCAGCCTGATGACCATTGGTTAA
- the putP gene encoding sodium/proline symporter PutP: protein MSVSNPTLITFVIYIAAMVLIGLMAYRSTNNLSDYILGGRSLGSVVTALSAGASDMSGWLLMGLPGAIYMSGLSESWIAIGLIVGAYLNWLFVAGRLRVQTEHNGDALTLPDYFSSRFEDKSGLLRIISAVVILVFFTIYCASGIVAGARLFESTFGMSYETALWAGAAATIAYTFIGGFLAVSWTDTVQATLMIFALILTPIIVLLATGGVDTTFLAIEAKDPTNFDMLKNTTFIGVISLMGWGLGYFGQPHILARFMAADSVKSIAKARRISMTWMILCLGGTVAVGFFGIAYFSAHPELAGPVTENPERVFIELAKILFNPWVAGVLLSAILAAVMSTLSCQLLVCSSALTEDFYKTFLRKNASQVELVWVGRAMVLLVALIAIAMAANPENRVLGLVSYAWAGFGAAFGPVVLISVIWKHMTRNGALAGILVGATTVIVWKHFSLLGLYEIIPGFIFASLAIYFVSKMGAPTAGMVERFDAAEKDYNLNK, encoded by the coding sequence ATGAGCGTAAGTAATCCAACCTTGATCACGTTCGTGATCTACATCGCAGCAATGGTGCTGATCGGCTTGATGGCCTATCGCTCCACCAACAACCTTTCCGATTACATCCTGGGCGGTCGCAGCCTCGGTAGCGTGGTGACTGCATTGTCCGCCGGCGCTTCCGACATGAGCGGCTGGTTGTTGATGGGTTTGCCGGGCGCGATCTACATGTCCGGCCTGTCGGAAAGCTGGATCGCCATCGGCCTGATCGTCGGTGCGTACCTCAACTGGTTGTTCGTGGCCGGTCGCCTGCGGGTGCAGACCGAACACAACGGCGACGCCCTGACGCTGCCGGATTACTTTTCCAGCCGTTTCGAAGATAAAAGCGGCCTGCTGCGGATCATCTCTGCGGTCGTGATCCTGGTGTTCTTCACCATCTACTGCGCCTCCGGCATCGTGGCCGGCGCCCGCTTGTTCGAAAGCACCTTCGGCATGTCCTACGAGACTGCGCTGTGGGCCGGTGCTGCGGCGACGATTGCCTACACCTTTATCGGTGGTTTCCTGGCCGTGAGCTGGACCGACACCGTGCAAGCCACGCTGATGATCTTCGCCTTGATTCTCACGCCGATCATCGTGCTGTTGGCCACCGGTGGCGTCGACACGACTTTCCTGGCCATTGAAGCCAAGGACCCGACCAACTTCGACATGCTCAAAAACACCACTTTCATCGGCGTGATTTCGCTGATGGGCTGGGGCCTGGGCTACTTCGGCCAACCCCATATCCTCGCGCGTTTCATGGCGGCGGATTCGGTGAAGTCGATCGCCAAGGCGCGTCGCATCTCCATGACCTGGATGATTCTGTGCCTGGGCGGCACCGTGGCCGTGGGCTTCTTCGGTATTGCCTACTTCTCGGCGCACCCGGAACTGGCAGGTCCTGTGACCGAGAACCCGGAGCGCGTGTTTATCGAACTGGCAAAAATCCTGTTCAACCCATGGGTTGCCGGGGTTCTGCTGTCTGCCATTCTCGCAGCCGTCATGAGCACTCTGAGCTGCCAACTGTTGGTGTGCTCCAGCGCCCTGACCGAAGACTTCTACAAAACCTTCCTGCGCAAGAACGCTTCCCAGGTTGAGCTGGTCTGGGTCGGCCGTGCCATGGTGCTGTTGGTGGCATTGATTGCCATCGCCATGGCCGCCAACCCGGAAAACCGCGTGTTGGGTCTGGTCAGCTACGCCTGGGCCGGTTTCGGCGCGGCGTTCGGGCCTGTGGTACTGATCTCGGTGATCTGGAAGCACATGACCCGCAACGGCGCACTGGCCGGCATCCTGGTCGGTGCAACCACCGTGATCGTGTGGAAGCACTTCTCGCTGTTGGGTCTGTACGAAATCATCCCAGGCTTCATCTTCGCCAGCCTGGCGATCTACTTCGTGAGCAAGATGGGCGCACCTACGGCCGGTATGGTCGAGCGCTTTGATGCTGCGGAAAAAGACTACAACCTCAATAAGTAA
- a CDS encoding type VI secretion system tip protein VgrG → MFAPANQSAFTLNLDGVASDLKVYRFTGTEALSQPYSFDLELVAEQPDLDLESLLHRQVYLGFDDQGHGVDGLVYRMAQADSGRRLTRYQLTLVPQLAYLQHSSHQRIFQHKTVPQIIARVLAGQGIQSDQFEFRLSGNYPEREYCVQFGETDLAFIQRLCAELGVHYHFQHSPEGHVLVFGDDQTVFAQADQPTPYMPGSGMVAQGPAIKRFAVQLATRATGVSARDYDWRKPGLELEAGAGGEQAPALKEQVYPGHFCDRSYGKYVAQRGLERHRSDYQTARGESDQPAVGSGRFLRLSGHPREQWNDLWLVTRVTHEGRQPQVLEEAVTDVAGGDFRQGYRNEFIAAPWDVIFRPPLPEQSRPRLSGYQNAVVTGPADSEIHCDEYGRVKVQLAWDRTGERNDHSSCWLRVASGWAHDRYGSVLIPRVGMEVLVGFVNGDMDMPLVMACLPNAATPVPLDLPADKTRSILRSRSSPGGGGYNELRIEDRKGAEEIYLRAQRDWTQHVLHDQQVQVDNRRSVRVGGASHHELQGEEQRITHGNRLTELKRDDHLMVGGSQQMRAGRTIQIGAGQSIVVDAGASVTIQAGGQSITLSAAGIFSSVPIQLGGAPAPVAPVLVPGVKEKLLAVIPAPLSLVQVASLKRSAPFCEECERCKNGQCHAPHSSQP, encoded by the coding sequence ATGTTCGCTCCTGCCAATCAAAGTGCCTTTACCCTGAACCTCGATGGGGTTGCCAGTGACCTCAAGGTCTACCGCTTCACCGGTACCGAGGCGCTCAGCCAGCCCTACTCTTTTGACCTCGAGCTGGTCGCAGAGCAGCCAGATCTTGACCTTGAAAGCCTGCTGCATCGCCAGGTGTACCTGGGTTTCGACGATCAGGGGCATGGCGTCGATGGCCTGGTCTACCGCATGGCGCAAGCTGATTCAGGGCGTCGACTGACGCGCTATCAGCTCACGCTTGTGCCGCAGCTGGCGTACTTGCAGCACAGCAGCCATCAGCGGATTTTCCAGCACAAAACGGTGCCGCAGATTATTGCGCGGGTGCTGGCGGGGCAGGGTATCCAGAGTGATCAGTTCGAATTTCGCCTGAGCGGCAATTACCCGGAGCGCGAGTATTGCGTGCAGTTTGGCGAGACCGATCTGGCGTTCATTCAGCGCCTGTGTGCCGAGCTGGGGGTTCATTACCACTTTCAACATTCGCCCGAGGGGCATGTGCTGGTGTTTGGCGATGACCAGACCGTATTCGCCCAAGCGGATCAACCCACGCCCTACATGCCAGGCTCCGGAATGGTCGCCCAGGGCCCGGCGATCAAGCGCTTCGCCGTGCAATTGGCGACCCGTGCCACGGGAGTGAGCGCGCGCGATTACGATTGGCGCAAGCCAGGCCTGGAGCTGGAAGCTGGTGCGGGCGGCGAACAGGCGCCCGCGCTCAAGGAGCAGGTATATCCCGGTCACTTTTGCGATCGCTCGTACGGCAAATACGTTGCTCAACGGGGTTTGGAGCGGCACCGCAGTGACTATCAGACCGCCCGCGGCGAGAGCGATCAGCCTGCCGTGGGCAGTGGCCGGTTTCTCAGGTTGAGTGGGCATCCGCGTGAGCAGTGGAACGATTTGTGGCTGGTGACCCGCGTGACTCACGAGGGCAGGCAGCCCCAGGTGCTGGAAGAGGCTGTCACCGACGTTGCTGGTGGCGATTTTCGTCAGGGTTATCGCAACGAATTTATCGCGGCGCCGTGGGATGTGATCTTCCGGCCGCCCTTGCCAGAGCAGTCGCGTCCGAGGCTCTCGGGTTATCAAAACGCGGTGGTGACCGGCCCTGCCGACAGCGAAATTCATTGCGACGAGTACGGTCGGGTCAAGGTGCAACTGGCCTGGGACCGCACCGGCGAACGCAACGATCATTCCAGTTGCTGGTTGCGGGTGGCCAGTGGTTGGGCCCACGACCGCTATGGCTCGGTGCTGATCCCCAGGGTTGGTATGGAAGTGCTGGTGGGGTTCGTGAACGGTGACATGGACATGCCGCTGGTGATGGCTTGCCTGCCCAATGCGGCGACCCCGGTGCCCCTCGACCTGCCGGCGGACAAGACCCGCAGTATCTTGCGCAGCCGGAGCAGCCCCGGTGGCGGCGGCTATAACGAGTTGCGTATCGAGGACCGCAAGGGCGCCGAAGAGATCTACCTGCGCGCCCAGCGCGATTGGACCCAGCATGTATTGCATGATCAGCAGGTGCAGGTCGACAACAGGCGTAGCGTGAGGGTCGGCGGTGCGTCGCACCATGAGCTGCAGGGCGAAGAACAGCGCATCACTCACGGCAATCGCCTGACCGAGCTCAAGAGGGACGATCACTTGATGGTGGGTGGTTCGCAACAGATGCGGGCTGGACGGACCATTCAAATTGGCGCGGGGCAAAGCATCGTTGTCGACGCGGGCGCCAGCGTAACGATCCAGGCTGGCGGGCAGTCGATCACACTGTCGGCGGCAGGTATTTTCAGCAGCGTACCGATTCAATTGGGGGGCGCCCCTGCACCTGTGGCGCCTGTGCTGGTGCCCGGTGTGAAGGAGAAACTGCTGGCGGTTATCCCCGCGCCATTGAGTCTGGTGCAAGTCGCCAGCCTCAAGCGCAGCGCGCCGTTCTGCGAAGAATGTGAGCGCTGTAAAAACGGGCAGTGCCATGCCCCCCATTCCAGTCAACCGTAA